From the genome of Streptomyces xanthophaeus:
GGCGTACGGCCTCAGGGGCGGGCCGGCTCCTTCGCGGGAGCCGGGGCCGGGGTAGTGGTCGTGGCCGGAGCCGTGATCTTGAGCTCCAGGACCAGGGTCACCTTCTCCTTGGTCGTCAGGCGCACGAAGTAGGTGCCCGGGGCCACGTCCGTGGTGAACAGCTCCGGCAGGACGATCTTGCCGTCGGCGCCCGTCCTGGCCAGCAGCCGGCCGAGGACCGGCTTGCCGGCCTCGTCCTTGAAGAACGGGCCCTTCGCGGTCTCCGGGTCCGCCGGGACCCACTTGCCGTCCGCGTCCTTCACGACCAGGTCGGCCACGGTCTCCGTACCCGCGACGGCCTTCCCGGCGGCGGTGGCGAAGACCTCCACGCCGGTGAAGCTCTTGCCGGCGACCGCCTCCAGCGGCTTCGCGTCACCCGCACGGGCCAGCCGGTCCGCGACCGTCACCGTGACCTTGCCCTCGAATTTCACGGTGAACCGGCCCTGCGGGTCGTAGGCCGCGGCCCGCAGCGTGAAGGTGCCCGCCTTGGGACCCGCCTTCAGTCCGGGCGCGGCGGCGATGCCGTCGGCGCCCGCCTTGACCACCAGGGAGTCCGCCGTCCCGAAGAGGGTGCCGCCGGTGGTGTCCTCCTCGACCGCGAAGACGACCTCCTGGTTGACGGCGGGCTTGCCGTCGCTGAGGAGCACCTTGACCTTCGGGACCTCCGCGAAGGCCGCACCGGCCTCGGCCGAGAGGCCGGGACCGCCGAGGACCGCCAGCTCCGCCAGGCGCGGCGTGGCCGGCTTCGGCTGCTCCGGCGTGGGGGTCGGAGTGGGGGTCGGGGTAGGGGTCGGCTTGGGCGTGGGGGTCGGCGTCGGGGTCGGGGTCGGCGTGGGCGTCACCGGAGTCGACGGCGTGACCGGCACGCGCGGGGTGGGCAGGGTGCCCGGCGGCTGCGTGGGGTAGTCCCCGACGGGCGGGTTCGGCACCTCGCCGACGCCACCGGCCTGGTACTGGCGCATGTAGCCGAGCACGGTGTTCACGTACTCGCGGGAGTTGTTGTAGCTGAGGATCGCCTGGTCGAGCTTGGCCGCGTTCGACAGGTCGCGGTCGCCGGCGCACAGGTAGAGACCCGCGCCCAGGGCCGCGTCGTAGATGTTGTTCGGATCGCGCTTGGAGTCGCCGTTGCCGTCGGCGCCCCAGGTACGCCAGGTGGACGGGATGAACTGCATCGGGCCGACGGCACGGTCGTACACCGCGTCCGCGTCCCACTCGCCCTTGTCCGTGTCGCGGATCTCCGCGAAGCCGTTGCCGTCGAGGCGGGGGCCGCGGATGGGCTTCTCGGTGTAGCCGTCCGCCTTGAGCCCGTAGCCCGAGGCGTGGACGGACTCCACCCGGCCGATGCCCGCGAGCAGCTGCCAGGGCAGCTTGCAGCCCGGGAGCGCGGCGCCCACCGACAACTCGGCACGGTGATAGGCGTCGAGGGCGGTCGCGGGTATCCCGCTGGCCGCCTCCGGCGCGCCCACCCCGGTGGGCGGCGGGTCGGCGACGATGTCGGGCAGATCCAGCCGGGCGTCACCGCGGTCGGCGGCCTGCGGACTGTCCGGAGTGGGCTCGGACTCTCCCGCGTCGGCGGTCCCCGGACTGGTCACGACCGCGGCGGTGGTCAGGCTGGCCGCGAGCGCGGCCGTGCACAGGACCTTGCGCGAGGTGTTGACGAGGTGGCGGTGAAGCGGCTTCACAGTGCGGCGATCCCCCCAAGGAGCCGTCAATTGCATGCGGCTGGTCGAGCCGTGAATATCCACTGTCTATCAGGTATTCGCCGCCGACTC
Proteins encoded in this window:
- a CDS encoding lytic transglycosylase domain-containing protein; this encodes MKPLHRHLVNTSRKVLCTAALAASLTTAAVVTSPGTADAGESEPTPDSPQAADRGDARLDLPDIVADPPPTGVGAPEAASGIPATALDAYHRAELSVGAALPGCKLPWQLLAGIGRVESVHASGYGLKADGYTEKPIRGPRLDGNGFAEIRDTDKGEWDADAVYDRAVGPMQFIPSTWRTWGADGNGDSKRDPNNIYDAALGAGLYLCAGDRDLSNAAKLDQAILSYNNSREYVNTVLGYMRQYQAGGVGEVPNPPVGDYPTQPPGTLPTPRVPVTPSTPVTPTPTPTPTPTPTPKPTPTPTPTPTPTPEQPKPATPRLAELAVLGGPGLSAEAGAAFAEVPKVKVLLSDGKPAVNQEVVFAVEEDTTGGTLFGTADSLVVKAGADGIAAAPGLKAGPKAGTFTLRAAAYDPQGRFTVKFEGKVTVTVADRLARAGDAKPLEAVAGKSFTGVEVFATAAGKAVAGTETVADLVVKDADGKWVPADPETAKGPFFKDEAGKPVLGRLLARTGADGKIVLPELFTTDVAPGTYFVRLTTKEKVTLVLELKITAPATTTTPAPAPAKEPARP